Part of the Permianibacter fluminis genome, CAGCAATCGGTGCAACACGCCTTTGACGAGTTCATGGCGCGGCTGGCCGCCGGCAGCAGAGGCGCAGTGCTGCTGCCGCCCGCTGATGCAATCGTCCGGCAATGGCTGGCGAACACGGCACTGGCTCGTCGTCTGGCCGGTGCCGACAACTGGCGCACCCTGACGCCGGAGCAGCAGCAACAGCTGGCGAGCGAAGTGACTCGAACGCTGGTGCGCTATCTGCTCGAAGCCTCCGCCCAATACAGTGGCCAGCAACTGAATCTTGAAACCATCGACGCGCCTTCCGCAAACCGGCGGTTGTTGCATTTGACCCTGCGTGGAGTCAGTGGTTTTGACGCCATCCCTGTCGTTATCGAACTCATTCAACAAAAAGCGGAATGGCGTGTAGCCGATTTCAGCGTCGAAGGCGTTACCTACACCGGCATGAAGCGTTGGCAATACGATGTGTTGTGGCGCACCGGTGGCTACGAGGCCTTCCTGAATCACCTCAAGACAAAAAATGACCTATTCTTTGCTGAAATCCAACCCGTGACGGCGACCGCTACTGCCGCTACCACCGGGAGTGCACAAGACAGGGGCGTAGACCTGCGCGTCAGCCCCGACGGAAAAAACGAATAGGACCAGTAAGGTCTTGCTTGTGGATGGCGTGCGCTGAACCCTTGATGAAAGGGGGGCAGAACGCCGACCCATTTGAATTTGATCAGTGGATAGAACAATGACAATGGTTCGTTATCTTCTTGCTGGTGCTCTGGCATTGGCTGCTTCGGTGACACAAGCTGCGCAATTGCCGAGTGGCATTACGCAACAGCAGATCGACATGTTCCGGCAATTGCCGCCGGCGGAGCAGGAGCGTCTGGCCAAGCAATATGGCGTGGATATCACTGCACTCCGGCAATCTGCCGGTGTCAGCAACACCGGGCAGCCGCTGAGCCAACCTGAGAATGTATTGCCGCGCCCTTATCCCTGGCAGGCGCAAATGCCTGTCGATGCCTGGGGCAACGGTGCGACCTATCAAGCGCCGCAGGCACCTGAGGGCTTGCAGCCCTTTGGCTACGACTTGTTTGCCGGTACCCCCACCACGTTTGCGCCCGCTACCGATATTCCGGTGCCGCCCGATTTTACCGTTGGCCCCGGCGACATCATCAACGTGCAGTTGTTTGGCAAACAAAGCGCCAGTTATGCACTGACCGTTGGTCGTGATGGCACCATCGCGTTTCCGGAGCTTGGCCCGATTGCCGTAGCCGGGCTCAGTTTCGCCAGCTTGCAGCAAACCTTGCAGAAGCGGGTGAGCCAGCAAATGATTGGCGTTGACGCCAACATCACACTCGGCGAGCTGCACAGCATTCGAGTGTTTGTTCTGGGGGATGCCTATCGCCCCGGCTCCTATACCGTCAGTGCGCTCTCCACTGTGACCAATGCCTTGTTTGTCAGCGGTGGCGTGCAAACCATTGGTTCTCTACGCAATATCGAAATCAAGCGCAGCGGCAAACTGATCGGCCGTTTTGATCTGTACGACCTGCTCTTGAAAGGCGACACCTCCGGCGATCTGCGATTGCAGCAGGGCGATGTGATCTTTATTCCACCGGTGGCCAACCGTGTGGGCATCGATGGCCAGATTCGCCGCCCGGCGCTGTATGAAATCAAGCCCGGCGAAACGGTGTCCGAGCTGGTGGCGATGGCGGGCGGCATGACCGCCGATGCCTATGCGCAATCCACCGTGCTCGAACGCATTGATGCCAAAAAGCTGCGCAGCATCAAAACCATTGATCTGACCCAGCACAATTCCGCCGCCACCCGTCTGCAAGATGGCGACAAGCTGACGGTTGCGTCGGTTGCCGAACAGGTGGAGGAGTCGGTGGAGCTGGTCGGCGCGGTTACCCGACCCGGTAAATATCAATGGTATGACGGCATCCGGGTGAGTGATTTGCTGCGGTCACGCGCGTCGGACCTGCAAGTCGATGTTGATCTGGACTACGCCGTTGTTGCCCGGGAAAAAAATTCACGCCGTGACATCACCGTACTGCAGTTCAGCCTCGACGGCGTGCTGAACCAGATTGGCAGCAAAGATGATCTGGTCCTGCAGCGTCGCGACCGCGTGCTGGTGTTCTCCAAACAAATGAATGATGTGCTCGGACCGGGCCAGTCGGCTTCTGCAATGGGCGCGTCGCTTGGCGGTTATACCAACAATTCCAATATATCCAATCAGCCGAGCAATCAGCTCAACAATCAGCCCTTTGGTGCGCAAGCATCGCAACAAGGTGCGGTACCAAATCAGACAACAGCACAAAATCAGCAGTCCGCCCAACCAGCACTGCAGCCGCAGCCCAACTCCGCCACGCCGTATTCAGGCAACACGCAGCAACAATACGTCAGCCAGCGCTATGGCAGCCAAAATCAAAACGCGGGCTTGTACTGGCCCGCGTCGCGTGGCGGTCTTAACCAGACGAATTCTGCCGACACGGCTACCAGAGATAACCGCCGGCAAACGTTGCTCGCCCCAGTGCTGATGAAGTTGCGTGACCAAAGCCGCTCGGGACAGGCGCTGGACACCGTGGAGATTAGCGGCAGTGTGCGCTTTCCCGGCATCTACCCGATGACTGAAGGCTTCACCTTGGCGCATCTGCTCACGGCTGCCGGCGGATTGACCGAAGCGGCCTACACGCTTGCGGCAGAAGTCACGCGAGTCAACCTAACCAACCCGAACGAAGCAACCGTAGACCATATTCCACTGGATTTACGCCAGATTCTTGATGCTCATGCCGCCAGCCCTGCATTGGTCAGTCGTGATCAAGTATTCATAAAGCAGATTCCCGAGTGGCAGGAACAGTTGACGGTTGAATTGCGCGGTGAGTTTGTATTTCCAGGCCGGTATACCATTCGGCGCGGCGAAACCCTTGCGCAACTGATAAAGCGTGCGGGTGGCTTCACTCAATATGCGGCTCCAGAAGGTGCGGTGTTTACGCGCGATGATCTGCGCAAGCAAGAGTCGCAGCGCATAGCGGAGCTTCAGGCGCAACTGCAAAGTCAGGTTGCTGCGGCATCGCTCTCTGCATCAGCAGGGACGGCACCAACAAGACCTGGTGTTGATGCGGAACAGGCGACACGCGCCGCAGGATTGCTGGCACAACTGGAAAAAACCCAGGCCGTCGGCCGTCTGGTCATTGACCTGCCGCTCATCGTGACCAGTGCGGAACATGACATTCAGCTCGAGTCTGGTGATCTGCTGGTGGTGCCGCCACGCCGTCAGACGGTATCCGTGGTTGGAGAAGTGCAGTACTCCACGTCCCATGTATTTGCTGACGACCTGAATTACGAAGACTACATCGAGCGTAGTGGGGGGCTTGCGGCTCGTGCCGATGAGAACCGCATTTATATTGTTCGTGCAAACGGTCAGGTTTCCCTACCTAACAGTGGCGGGGGTTGGTTTGGCAAGAAAGGTGTTGCCATGCAGCCCGGAGATACCATTGTGGTGCCGTTGGATACCGAATACATGTCACCGCTTCCACTGTGGACCTCTGTTACACAGATCATTTACCAGTCTGCAATTGCGATTGCTGCAATTAGTAGTCTGTAACTCATAACTCGTCGGTGAAAATATTAAATGAGTACCAATGTCGAAAAAGAAATCGATATTTCGGACCTAATCAGTCGAGTTTGGGAAAGGAAAGTCCCGATACTCACTCTGACCGGAATTTTAGCCATCGCCCTGATGCTTGTGAGTTTAATGCTTCCCAACAAGTACAAGTCAGAGGCGATCCTTGCATCAAATCAGTCATCTGACGCCATGGCGAGCGGGTTGCTGGCGCAGTTTGGTGGTTTAGCCGGGATTGCAGGAATCGATCTTGGCGGTCCTTCTACGGACCCAACTGTTATTGCACTAAAGACATTGGAATCAGGTGAGTTTCTAGCACAGTTTATTGACAAGCATTCCCTTAAGGTCGCGCTTATTGCATCTGACGGATGGGATCAAAGCAAGGGGGTATGGGTTATAGATCCTTCTATATATGATGAAAAAAGTGGCAATTGGGTTCGTGATGTTACTTTTCCCAAGCAAAAAATTCCAAGTGACGTTGAGGCTGTGAAGGAGTTTAGAAAGCTATTTTCTGTTACGCAGGACAGAAAGACGTCCCTGATCACTGTTTCGGTAATAACTGAATCTCCCTCCATTTCTAAAGCATGGGTCGACGCTCTCGTAAGCGATGCGAATCAATACATTCGTGAACGTGCTATTGCTGAAGCAAATAAGAGCATTGAGTTTTTGACAAAAAAAGTAGGTGAAACAACGGTTGCCGAGTTTCAATCTGCTTTTTCAAAGCTGATTGAGCAGCAGATGAAAACCTCAATGCTTGCAAGCGTAAGAGAGGACTATGCATTTAAGGTGGTCGACCCCGCATTTTTGCCTGAGGAGAAATACAGCCCCAATCGAGTATTCATTTGTCTCGCCGGAACATTTATTGGCTTTTTTCTTTCAACGTTCATTGTCCTGTTGATGGGGAGAAGACGTAATGCAATTTCACCTAGTGACGGAAGAGCAGATAGTTGAGGTGAAAACAAGTGATCGAAGGTAGGCGTGTATTGGCAGTTGTCCCAGCGAGAGGTGGGAGCAAACGCTTGCCAGGAAAAAATATCAAACTTCTGGCTGGGAAGCCTTTGATCAGCTGGACAATCGATGCCGCACTCAGGTCGAGTTACATTGACATGATCGTGATTAGTTCAGACAGTGATGAGATTCTTGATGTGGCCGCTAGATACGACGGCGTCCGTCTGCACAAACGTTCCGAGTTACTTGCAAGTGATACTGCAAAAACAGTTGATGTCGTCCTCGATGTGATTTCATCGCTTGCAGAAAACGGCCACCTATTTGACGATGTTGTTATCCTGCAGCCCACATCACCACTACGAAGTCATACGCACATCGATGAATCTCTGGAGAAAAAAATCAGAGAAAAATGCGATGGAGTCGTGTCGGTTTGTGAGGTTGAACACAACCCTCTGTGGGCTAACACCTTGCCAGAAAATCTATGCATGGAAGGGTTCATTCGGGATGATGTGATAGGTAAGAGAAGTCAGGATTTGCCTGTTTATTATCGCATTAATGGTGCCATCTATGCTTTCAGTGTCATGAAGATTGCAGGCAGTCGCGAGATCTTCTTTAACGACAAGGTTTTTGCTTACGTTATGAGTCGGGATAGTTCTGTTGATATTGACGTAATCTTTGATTTTAAACTGGCTGAAACCCTGATCTCCTTTCGGTGAGTTGAGCATGTCGACAAAAAAAAATGTGGCTTTGGTTGGGGCTGGTCAGATAGGGCGACGGCATTTGCAGTCGCTTTTCAATTTAGAAAGCGAAATTTCTATTGATGTCATAGATCCAGCCAGCCATTCGCTTGAGATGGCAAAGGTGGATTTCGATAGTCTTAGCTCTGAAAGAATGGTGCGATTTTTTCAGTCCATCCAGGAGATTGACGAGCAGTACGATTTTGCGATATTCGCTACTGGCGCTGCGGTAAGGTTGGCGACCTTTCGAGATTTTTCTGAACGTAGCTTGGCCAAGGCCATTCTTTTTGAAAAGGTTCTGTTTCAGTCAGTGGCCCAGATCAACATTGCAAACGAGTTGCTATTGAAAGTATCTGGTAGGGCGTGGGTGAACTGTCCTCGTCGCATGTATGAAGTCTATCGCATGTTGAAGCAGCGAATTGGTCACTCTGATGTGATTGATATGGTGGTTGATGGTGTCGGCTGGGGTTTGGCATGTAATTCGATTCATTTTATTGACCTTTGGTCATATTTGATAGGGTCGACTGAGTACTCTCTAGACGTTTCTGATCTTATTCCTAAGGTCTTTGAAAGTAAGCGTCCGGGATACAAAGAGATATTTGGTGTTATGCAAGCCAGGTCTGGCAGCCACTCTCTTAAGCTTAGTTGCTCAGATGCAGAACATCAGCCGTTTGCATTAATTCGAATCTCTACGGATGCCTTGGATATCAAGATTTCCGAAAGAGATGGCGTTATGGCGATAATGGATAAAAATGGCAGAGAGCTAGAAAAAATATCATTTCGTACCCCTTATCAAAGCGAGCTTACGGCCCGCTTTATTGAGGGGGTTCGACACGATGGAGTTTCTGACTTAACCCGATTCGAGGATTCCGCATTGCTGCACAAAGTATTTTTGGAGGCGCTTTTGACCCATTTTCAGAGATACGGAGATGTCTCAAGGGATAACGACATTTGTCCCATAACTTGATGTGAGAAAAAACGTGATTCTTTTGGTTGGTTGTGGGCCTATGGCCATCAGTTATGCCCAAGTTCTGGTTGAAATAGGTGTTGAATTTGTGGTTGTCGGACGCAGTGCTAGGTCTGCTCAGGTTTTTAAAGATGCAGTTGGTAAAGCCCCGATTTCTGGTGGCGTTGAGCTTTTTCTTCAGAACTGTCGTCAGCGAATTGATATGGCCATTGTGGCGGTTGATGTCTTTTCACTTGCTTCCGTTTGCGCAAATTTGATTTCCTGCAATGTAAACAAGATACTTGTTGAAAAGCCAGGTGCATACTGTTTAAGTGAGCTTATTCAGCTCAACAAATTGGCTGAAAAGGCAGGAGCTCAGGTATATGTTGCCTACAACAGGAGGTTCTATGCATCAGTACAGGCCGCAAAGAGATACATACTAGAAGATGGCGGTGTAAGCAGCTTCTCTTTTGAGGTGTCAGAATGGGGGGGGAGGGTTTCTAAGGTCAGTAACCACCCGGCCGTTAAAGAGAATTGGTTTCTTGCAAATACTTCTCATGTTGTTGATTTGGCTTTTTACTTGGGGGGGCAGCCTAAGGACATTGATTGTCGGACAAGTGGTAGCCTCGCATGGCATCCTGCTTCGTCAATTTTTTCTGGTAGTGGTGTCTCTTATTCTGGAGCTCTTTTTTCCTACTCAGGTAATTGGGTTGCGCCGGGTAGATGGTGCTTAGAGGTCCTCACTTCTCAGCGGCGACTTGTATTTCGCCCATTGGAAACGCTCAAGATTCAAAATATCGGTTCGATGGACCTGATTGATGATGTCTTTGATGATTCGATGGATAAGAAATTTAAGCCAGGCTTATATCTTCAAGTCTCGAAGTACATCCACGGAGACTTGTCCTCGTTCCCCGCTCTGTCAGAGCACGTAAAGCTTGCGACGATTTATGCAAGGATGGCGGGATATGAGACACGATAGAGATGCTCATTTTGATGCCTCCTCAGTACATGTATATTTCGTTGAGGCGCCTTTTCAACTTATTTCGGCCATATCCTGTAGAAGCAGGCACTTAGGCAGAGGTTGGCTTGTGCTGAGACTAGGTAAAAATAACAAGAATAATGATCAGTTGCTTGCCGTCGTTCAGCGCCTTGTTCGTCCGAGTGATTTCGAATGCGTAATTTCGCAGCGAGCAACAAACCATATTGAAATGGCTGGATTGCTTCTCCGTGTTTTTCTCAAGAAGGTTGTTCAGCGTGTCAACTTTTTTAGTATTGGGGTCGGAGACTATCGGTCGGGCCTCGCCCGAGTAATAGCTGGATTGTTTTCTTGTCGCAACCTTATATTGCTTGACGATGGTGTTGCATCCCTTGGTGTTTATAAGGTGGTGGGGAGGAAGATTGTTGCGCAGGATTTCGACCAGCATTCAGAGACGCACTCCGTTCAGAAGCTATTCTCGCTGAATAAGTATTTTTCGAGAAGGTCCCCATCCGGCAACCTATTGATGCACTCCTTTCTGAACCTTCCGCCCTCTCCGTTTTGGGCCGTCGAGAAAGGGGAAATTAGCACAGTCTTAAGCCGGGCTCGATCAGGGTCGGGCAGTGTTCCAGTCAAGGTAAACGCGGTATTCCTGCTTGGTTCTAAGGTGGTGGAGGCCGGTATTATTAATGACGGCACTTACGAGGACTTTTGTTGCCTAGTAGCCAAGGATTACGTTGGATTCGAAGTTTTTTATCTCCCACATCGGGAGGAATCTGATGAGAAGATTGCTCGAATCTGTCGCGCTCATGGATTTAAGCTTCTTATATTGGACTTGCCGTTCGAGGTTGAGCTTGGTGGCCTTAATTGGTTGCCGGGGCACATCGTTTCACTCTATTCGGCATCGTTGTTTTTCTGTAAGGAGATCGATAGCAGGTTAAGCGTGAGATCGTATCCACTGCCAGTGGAAAGTGTCGAAAGAAAATTCAGTGAGTCTGTAAAGACTTGCTATGCATTTCTTGATGCTCTTTCTAACTAAGTCAGGTCTTTCCTATACCATGAGAAATTTCGTCAGGAATAAATACGTCCTGATTTGGTTGGCGAACATGCTTTTCGCCGCAATTCCATTTTTGCTTGTGCCATTCCTGTCACACCATATGAGCAAGGAGGATTTCGGCACTCTTTCCTTGATTGAGTCATCCATTCAGGTATTAATTCCGCTAATGGTGTTTGGCTCTGATGGGTATCTCAGTACTTCATTTCTGAACTTGGAAGAGGAAGGCCGAAAGCGCCTTGTTACGGCCTGCTTGTTCTTGACCATTTTGTCTTCAATGCTTGTTATTGTTGCATTGACGATACTCAAATTTCTGTTTCTTTCAGAAGCGACGTTGTCGTCCCAAAATTTTTATATATTTATCGGAATTTGCTTTCTGCAGTCAGTCTCTGCAGTTGCCGGAGCGCGACTTATCATCTCTGGTGAAAGTCATCAGTACCTGCTGTTCCGAGTCGCTCCCGCGTTGCTTGGTGCAATTCTGAGTTGCACCATTATTGTGCTCTGGACTCCTATGCTCATTGCACGGCTACTAGGTTTGCTCGCGGCCGGGGTCCTTGCTGTGCTATTAGTCATTCGGGTTTTCTCTTTTGAGCGGATTAAACTGCAAGATCTGAAGCCTGCATTGAAGAGTGCCGTTACATTTGGTGCAGGTGTTGTTGTTCATTCTTGGGCTGGTATTGTTTTTTTCTCTATTGATCGGCTCTTGCTTGGCACCTTTGCGAGCCGATCAGACCTTGCAATGTATACGGTTGCCTTGCAGCTTGGACTGATAATGTCGGTATTGCAGTCAAGCTTTAGTCAGATATGGAGTCCGTATGTATTCAGAACGCTCTCCGAACGGTCACTGTCTGCATCGCTGATGCGAATGGAATTTTATGCTGTCGGAGGCATCTTGCTGGCTGGATTTATCGTTGCTCTTGCGGTGAAACCGTATTTCTGGCTGTTTGTTCCGAAAGACTATCAGTCCGCTGCCGGGTTGTCTTATTTGATCATAGGGGGCTACACCGCACTTGGCATCTACAAGGTTTTTGTCCCTTATATTTACTTTGAAAAAAGGACAAAGCTGCTTGCAACCATTACGGTATCCCTTTGTGCAATAAATGGGGTGGTTTCGTTCTCTTGTATTAAGCTATTTGGCGTTACCGGCGCGGGTGTCGGCACTCTTATCTCCGGTGTTGTTTTTGCCGGGGTCGTTTACCTATCAGCCAGAAATATGCCTTGTCGAAAAAGAGCGTTTATATGCTGAGATTAATTCTAAAAGTTAGAAGGCTGATTCTGGGAATGATATTTACTGCCTTCGCAAAGCTGAGGCTTGGAAGCTATAAAGCAGATCTACGCTGCTTTGGCTTTACGGTGCTCACAAAAAACACTCATTTGGGGCGAAACGTTAATTTCAATGGAATGAAGATACGTGGTGGCGGACGTGTCTTGATTGGTGATAATTTTCACTCCGGTTCCGGCTGTGAAATCATCACGCAGAATCACAACTACAATGGTGAAAAAATTCCTTACGACGATACCTATATCGTTCGAGACGTAGTTATTGAGTCCAATGTCTGGCTGGGTAATAGAGTAATGGTTCTGCCCGGTGTCAGAATTGGCGAGGGGGCTATTATCCAGGCGGGTAGTGTTGTCGTAAAGGACATACCGCCATGCGCCATAGCCGGTGGTCATCCGGCAGCCGTTTTTTCATCCAGAGATGTAGATCACTACAATCGGTTGAAGGGCCAAGGCAGGTTTCACTGATGGAGTTGCTTGCGCGGCCTGATTTAAACCGAATGAAAGGCGGAGCAGGCGCAATTGTGTTTCTGACTGCGTTTTTCCTTCAGCAGTACGCAATCGACACCCCTGTAACACCGATCAGGCCTTATATGCTGGTTACGCTATTGGCATTGATTGTGGCCTGCTTTCATGTCATCTCTGGCAGTAAACTGGTTTTCAGGCTAGTTCCGTTGGACTATTGTGTCTTTGTCTTTTACTTTTTTTTGCTCTTTACCTCTTTGTATGCTGCTAATACGAAACTCGCCGTTCAGATGTTTTTTGGAGTAATTCTCCTGCTTGCGGCATACGGCGGCATTCGTTATTTTTTGATGCGTTTTGACTCCGATGCGTTTTACCGATGCTTTGCTCTGATCGCAAAATTTTACTTTGTTTCCTCCTTTCTGCTTTATTTGATGGGAATTTTTAGCTCGCTATACCTTGAGCGTCCAACCGTATTGCTTGGTGAATCCGAGGCTTACGCATTGTCGTGGGGCGTATATTTTGAGGGGGGGGTTATCCCCCGGTTAAGAGGCGTTACCGATAGCCCAAACAATTTTGCAATGTATGCATTGGTTCTGATTCCGATATGGTTCTTCGGTAGCGAGCCACCTCGTTTGCATTTCAAGATTCTTGCGGTTGCGTCTGTCGCTTTGACGCTGTCAGTATCTGCGTATATTGCTATTGCCCTAATGATTGCGACCTTCGTCTTTTGGAGGTTCCGGATTTCTTCAGGCCATATCAGTCAGCGTTTCGCCGCGCTTATCGTGGCTGGTGCCGTTACTCTCCTTGCGTCTGTAGTCTTACTCGCGGCATTTGATGGGGAGGCAAAAGAATTCATTAATAATATGATTGGCACCCGTCTGGAGCACGCTGCAACGGGTAGTGGTAGATTCGAGCTTTGGCAGTATTGCATGAATATCATCTCCGAAGGCCCCCTGTGGGGGTTTGGGCTTAATCAAGAGAGGGTTTTGCTTGCGCCACTACGTAATCTGCAGAGTGTGCACAATAATATTATTGGTGCGTATTTTTCCGGCGGAGCCATGGCTCTGTTCTTGTACTTGGTCCTGCTAATTCAGTTGGCTTGGACGTTTGTTTCAAAGGTCCTGCCTTACAGGGAACGAGTTTGGCTTTCGCTTTGCTGGATTTCACTGTTCGTTTTCTCTAACGTGAATGAAACACTTTTTGCGGATTCATTCTTTTTCTCTTTGGCCATTTTCTCCAGCACGGTTAATGTTTTTTGCCGATGTGAGGGGGATGAGGGTGGTGGGGAGGTTTCGTTGTAATGATTTATCGTCCCAAAAAAATATCGGTTTTAATGCCTGTCTACAATGAAGAGGAATACATCAGGCAAGCAATTGATGACATCCTAAGCCAGCAGGTTGGCGCACAAATTGAGTTGCTTGTGATCGATGGCAATAGCATGGACAGCACCAGCGATATTGTCAGCAAGATCGCCGAAATTGACCCTCGCGTGAAGCTGCTGCATAACCCTCACCGCACAGTGCCGTACGCATTGAATGCCGGTATCGCCGCTGCAGAAGGCGAGTACATAGCGCGGGTAGATGCTCATGCAAGCTATCCCTCCAACTATCTTGCAACCTTGTTGCAGGAAATGGACCGCTCCGATTGCGATAACGTCGGTTGTGTTATTGGTACCGTGCCGGGTGGAAATAGCATGGATGCGAGGTCGGTTGCTGTCTGTCTTGCGTCCCGGTTCGGGGTCGGAAACTCAGCCTTTCGGGTAGGGGTGAATGAACCTGTTTTCGTTGATACTGTCCCTTTCGGCTTCTACAAGCGGCACGTGTTTGACCGAATTGGCGGGTTTGACGTAGACCTGGACAGAAATCAGGACGACGAATTGAACTCTCGATTGCTTGCCAACGGTGGCCGAATACTTCTGTTGCCCAAACCGGTCATCACCTACGTTGCCCGGGATTCCTACCGAAAATTGTCTAAGATGTACTATCAGTATGGCCTGTTCAAGCCGTTGGCACTGGTAAAAAGCGGGCATCGGCCAACTATGCGGCAATTGGTGCCGAGCGTTTTTCTCATTGCATTGCTATTGGGCGGTATCGGCGCCATTTTCAGTAACGTCGCTACTCTCGGGTTACTGTTGTTGATACTGCTTTATGTTTCGGGAGCCTCGCTCACGTGGCGCGAAGCGGTCAAAGATCGGCGTTTGCCGTGTAGTGCCGCTAGTTGGGGCTGCGTCCTGAGATCTCTGTTTTGCATGCATATTTCATATGGAATAGGCTATCTGAAAGGAACGTTCCTTCTTCTGGCAGGACGTTCGCCAACGGGCCATGTCTCCGTCAACCGGTAGGGTAATTTCGTGAGTACATTTTTGCCTTTCGCCTTGCCTGAAATTGGCCAGGAAGAAATTGATGAGGTCATTGCCGTGCTGAAGTCCGGCTGGATCACCACGGGTCCAAGGGCGAAGCAGTTTGAGGCAGATTTTGCTTCCTATATCGGTGGTGATGTCGAAGCCATCGCTGTGAACTCCGCAACGGCTGGACTTCATCTCGCATTGGAAGCAATTGGGATTGGTCCTGGTGATGAGGTCATTATTCCCAGTTACACGTTTACCGCTACCGCTGAGGTAATCCGCTATTTGGGTGCGGACCCTGTTTTTGTCGATGTTGACGCCAAAACGCTTAACATTTCGCCGGATGCCATCCAGCGTGCGATTAGTGCTCGGACAAAAGCCATCATCCCGGTCCATTTTGCTGGGCTCGCTTGCGAAATGACAGAAATTCTTGCAACTGCAAGAAGGAATGGCCTGCGCGTGGTAGAGGACGCGGCACATTCCTTACCGACGACTTACCATGGACAGAAAATTGGCTCACTTGAGAGTGATGTTACCGTTTTTAGCTTTTACGCCAACAAGACCATGACAACCGGAGAGGGGGGGATGGTTGTATCGCGTGACAAGGAGGTGATTGCGCGTTGTAAAGTCATGCGCCTTCATGGCATTAGTCGAGATGCCTTCGACCGATATACGTCCGATAAACCATCGTGGTTTTACGAGGTGGTCGCGCCTGGTTTCAAATACAACATGCCTGATCTGGCGGCCGCTGTTGGAATACATCAGCTGAAAAGGCTCGATAGCTTTGCCGTGAAACGAGAGAACATGGCGAAACGATACGACGAAGCATTCTCTGATTTGCCGGTGATATCGCCAGCAAGGCCGGCAATGCCGACGGATATACATGCGTGGCATCTGTATCCAGTTCGACTGATGTCTGAAGCAAGGCTCGGCAGGGATGACTTCATAAAGGAAATGGCAAAACGTGGCATTGGGTGCTCCGTTCATTTTATCCCGTTACATCGGCAGCCCGTTTGGCGTGATGGTTACAAGCTGACGCCCGATCAGTTTCCTGCTTCTGAGAAGGCGTATTTGGCAGAGGTCAGTCTCCCGCTATATACGAGGATGAGCGATGTTGATCAGCAAAGGGTGATCGACAATGTCCGGGACTTGATCTACTGAGTGATGTGCCAGATGGCCGTTAAACGATCGTTCGACTTCATTGTTGCCTTATTCGGATTGCTGGGGTTGGCCCCACTTTTCTTGATTATGG contains:
- a CDS encoding Wzz/FepE/Etk N-terminal domain-containing protein, producing MSTNVEKEIDISDLISRVWERKVPILTLTGILAIALMLVSLMLPNKYKSEAILASNQSSDAMASGLLAQFGGLAGIAGIDLGGPSTDPTVIALKTLESGEFLAQFIDKHSLKVALIASDGWDQSKGVWVIDPSIYDEKSGNWVRDVTFPKQKIPSDVEAVKEFRKLFSVTQDRKTSLITVSVITESPSISKAWVDALVSDANQYIRERAIAEANKSIEFLTKKVGETTVAEFQSAFSKLIEQQMKTSMLASVREDYAFKVVDPAFLPEEKYSPNRVFICLAGTFIGFFLSTFIVLLMGRRRNAISPSDGRADS
- a CDS encoding Rossmann-fold NAD(P)-binding domain-containing protein — protein: MSTKKNVALVGAGQIGRRHLQSLFNLESEISIDVIDPASHSLEMAKVDFDSLSSERMVRFFQSIQEIDEQYDFAIFATGAAVRLATFRDFSERSLAKAILFEKVLFQSVAQINIANELLLKVSGRAWVNCPRRMYEVYRMLKQRIGHSDVIDMVVDGVGWGLACNSIHFIDLWSYLIGSTEYSLDVSDLIPKVFESKRPGYKEIFGVMQARSGSHSLKLSCSDAEHQPFALIRISTDALDIKISERDGVMAIMDKNGRELEKISFRTPYQSELTARFIEGVRHDGVSDLTRFEDSALLHKVFLEALLTHFQRYGDVSRDNDICPIT
- a CDS encoding Tgt2/MlaC family protein, whose translation is MRSALLSGVGLAWLSLSPVAADSVMPVEQASTAALQQSVQHAFDEFMARLAAGSRGAVLLPPADAIVRQWLANTALARRLAGADNWRTLTPEQQQQLASEVTRTLVRYLLEASAQYSGQQLNLETIDAPSANRRLLHLTLRGVSGFDAIPVVIELIQQKAEWRVADFSVEGVTYTGMKRWQYDVLWRTGGYEAFLNHLKTKNDLFFAEIQPVTATATAATTGSAQDRGVDLRVSPDGKNE
- a CDS encoding polysaccharide biosynthesis/export family protein is translated as MIGVDANITLGELHSIRVFVLGDAYRPGSYTVSALSTVTNALFVSGGVQTIGSLRNIEIKRSGKLIGRFDLYDLLLKGDTSGDLRLQQGDVIFIPPVANRVGIDGQIRRPALYEIKPGETVSELVAMAGGMTADAYAQSTVLERIDAKKLRSIKTIDLTQHNSAATRLQDGDKLTVASVAEQVEESVELVGAVTRPGKYQWYDGIRVSDLLRSRASDLQVDVDLDYAVVAREKNSRRDITVLQFSLDGVLNQIGSKDDLVLQRRDRVLVFSKQMNDVLGPGQSASAMGASLGGYTNNSNISNQPSNQLNNQPFGAQASQQGAVPNQTTAQNQQSAQPALQPQPNSATPYSGNTQQQYVSQRYGSQNQNAGLYWPASRGGLNQTNSADTATRDNRRQTLLAPVLMKLRDQSRSGQALDTVEISGSVRFPGIYPMTEGFTLAHLLTAAGGLTEAAYTLAAEVTRVNLTNPNEATVDHIPLDLRQILDAHAASPALVSRDQVFIKQIPEWQEQLTVELRGEFVFPGRYTIRRGETLAQLIKRAGGFTQYAAPEGAVFTRDDLRKQESQRIAELQAQLQSQVAAASLSASAGTAPTRPGVDAEQATRAAGLLAQLEKTQAVGRLVIDLPLIVTSAEHDIQLESGDLLVVPPRRQTVSVVGEVQYSTSHVFADDLNYEDYIERSGGLAARADENRIYIVRANGQVSLPNSGGGWFGKKGVAMQPGDTIVVPLDTEYMSPLPLWTSVTQIIYQSAIAIAAISSL
- a CDS encoding acylneuraminate cytidylyltransferase family protein, translating into MIEGRRVLAVVPARGGSKRLPGKNIKLLAGKPLISWTIDAALRSSYIDMIVISSDSDEILDVAARYDGVRLHKRSELLASDTAKTVDVVLDVISSLAENGHLFDDVVILQPTSPLRSHTHIDESLEKKIREKCDGVVSVCEVEHNPLWANTLPENLCMEGFIRDDVIGKRSQDLPVYYRINGAIYAFSVMKIAGSREIFFNDKVFAYVMSRDSSVDIDVIFDFKLAETLISFR
- a CDS encoding Gfo/Idh/MocA family protein gives rise to the protein MILLVGCGPMAISYAQVLVEIGVEFVVVGRSARSAQVFKDAVGKAPISGGVELFLQNCRQRIDMAIVAVDVFSLASVCANLISCNVNKILVEKPGAYCLSELIQLNKLAEKAGAQVYVAYNRRFYASVQAAKRYILEDGGVSSFSFEVSEWGGRVSKVSNHPAVKENWFLANTSHVVDLAFYLGGQPKDIDCRTSGSLAWHPASSIFSGSGVSYSGALFSYSGNWVAPGRWCLEVLTSQRRLVFRPLETLKIQNIGSMDLIDDVFDDSMDKKFKPGLYLQVSKYIHGDLSSFPALSEHVKLATIYARMAGYETR